In Gracilimonas sp., a single window of DNA contains:
- a CDS encoding carboxymuconolactone decarboxylase family protein, with the protein MSEKNRLELFREKRSKMNDKVMDLDHLGIKRFFNMDTNTYREGALPTQTKELLGLVASAVLRCNDCIDYHLEQCAKTGSTKAEIVDALNVALIVGGSIVIPHLRHAAETLELLESEGILNPG; encoded by the coding sequence ATGTCAGAAAAAAATCGATTGGAATTGTTTAGAGAAAAAAGAAGTAAGATGAACGATAAGGTGATGGACTTGGATCATCTTGGGATTAAGCGGTTTTTTAATATGGATACCAATACCTATCGGGAGGGGGCACTTCCAACTCAAACGAAAGAGTTATTGGGGCTCGTAGCTTCTGCTGTGCTGCGCTGTAACGACTGCATTGATTATCACCTGGAACAATGCGCAAAAACCGGCTCAACCAAAGCTGAGATTGTTGACGCACTGAATGTAGCATTGATCGTAGGAGGCAGTATTGTGATCCCGCATTTACGACATGCCGCAGAAACACTGGAACTTTTGGAAAGTGAAGGAATATTGAATCCCGGCTAA
- a CDS encoding MFS transporter, whose translation MTKPDSTKGLLAWAMYDWANSAYFVMIQTFVFAAYFAQSIAENETMGTTLWGNMIGLAGLIIALSAPFLGAIADEGGRRKPWIVFFTAMCVIGCSMLWFAEPSSEFIWFALSMAFIATLGAELSFIFYNAMLPDLTTSLTIGKWSGWGWAMGYAGGLLCLIIGYFGFVEYGSVVFGLDEESLQNVRITFVFTGVWYALFSLPMFLKTPDTPSKNKTISQAITDGMKELKNGLSMLKEEPNIWKFLLARLFYNDGLATIFAMGGVYAAGTFGFDTGQIFMFGIALNVTAGLGAFGFAWLDDISGSKNTIVWALIGLIIPVVAVLFVENEQWFWIWGLMLGIFVGPVQASSRTFMGRIAPEDKRNQMYGLFALSGKVTTFAGPIMVGWITFLMGSQRWGMSAILLLLIIGLGLMYGVDEIKGTTREAVPITKE comes from the coding sequence ATGACCAAACCTGATTCAACCAAAGGCTTACTTGCGTGGGCTATGTACGACTGGGCCAACTCCGCCTACTTCGTAATGATCCAAACCTTTGTGTTTGCGGCCTATTTTGCTCAATCTATTGCTGAAAATGAAACCATGGGGACGACCCTTTGGGGGAATATGATCGGGCTTGCCGGTTTGATTATCGCACTATCTGCTCCATTCTTAGGGGCTATTGCTGATGAAGGTGGAAGGAGAAAACCCTGGATTGTGTTTTTCACCGCTATGTGTGTAATTGGTTGCAGCATGTTATGGTTTGCAGAACCAAGCTCCGAATTCATTTGGTTTGCTTTATCCATGGCATTTATAGCAACATTGGGGGCTGAGCTTTCTTTTATTTTTTACAATGCCATGCTGCCTGATTTAACTACCAGTCTCACTATAGGAAAGTGGTCAGGATGGGGGTGGGCAATGGGTTATGCCGGCGGGTTGCTATGTCTTATTATAGGTTATTTTGGTTTTGTAGAGTATGGATCTGTTGTTTTTGGTTTAGATGAAGAATCTCTGCAAAATGTAAGAATTACTTTTGTATTCACCGGAGTGTGGTATGCTTTGTTTAGTTTACCCATGTTTTTGAAGACCCCGGATACTCCTTCCAAAAATAAGACCATTTCACAGGCTATAACGGATGGGATGAAAGAGCTGAAAAATGGCCTGTCTATGTTGAAAGAAGAGCCGAATATTTGGAAATTTCTACTTGCCCGGTTGTTCTATAATGATGGCCTGGCTACGATCTTTGCTATGGGAGGGGTTTATGCAGCAGGAACATTTGGCTTCGATACCGGTCAGATATTTATGTTCGGAATCGCGCTCAATGTGACCGCCGGTCTCGGTGCATTCGGTTTTGCCTGGTTAGATGATATCAGTGGAAGTAAGAACACAATTGTATGGGCATTGATAGGTCTGATTATACCGGTTGTGGCAGTACTCTTTGTAGAAAATGAGCAATGGTTTTGGATATGGGGGTTAATGCTCGGAATTTTCGTAGGGCCGGTACAAGCATCAAGCCGAACTTTTATGGGTAGAATTGCCCCCGAAGATAAACGAAATCAAATGTATGGGCTTTTTGCATTATCCGGTAAAGTTACTACTTTTGCAGGACCGATTATGGTAGGATGGATTACTTTTCTTATGGGTAGTCAGCGTTGGGGAATGAGTGCAATTTTATTGCTTTTGATCATTGGTTTAGGTTTAATGTATGGGGTAGATGAGATTAAGGGAACAACCCGTGAAGCAGTGCCTATAACCAAGGAGTAA
- a CDS encoding NAD-dependent epimerase/dehydratase family protein: protein MNSGKNRPVLIIGCGWLGKKLAARLIANNKIVYGTTRSSSNFSEFNALGIKPVKLELPVTALSDIRLPDVDSVIISISPGRGEDRNEYPKILGQLSQVLADRNVQTIMYSSTSVYEDTKNIVTESDADPDETSSNAITAAEGALVKYSPNAVILRLSGLYGEDRHPAKYMAGRKNIAQGDSPVNLVHRDDVIQVTEKIIDKKISGEIFNVCSSSHPSRSEIYTKIAERLELKKPTFEEGGADGKIVSSEKLKKQLKIKFLHPEPEEFLAD from the coding sequence ATGAATTCCGGGAAAAATAGGCCTGTATTAATCATTGGGTGTGGTTGGTTAGGAAAAAAATTGGCAGCGCGTCTCATTGCAAATAATAAAATTGTTTACGGAACCACGCGCTCCTCTTCTAACTTTTCCGAGTTTAATGCACTTGGAATTAAGCCTGTTAAACTTGAATTACCAGTTACTGCCCTTTCTGATATCCGCTTACCGGATGTAGATTCAGTAATCATTTCTATTTCACCGGGCCGGGGTGAAGATCGAAATGAATATCCAAAAATACTCGGACAACTTTCCCAGGTTTTGGCTGATAGAAACGTACAAACTATTATGTATAGTTCCACTTCCGTGTATGAAGATACGAAGAATATAGTCACAGAATCAGATGCAGATCCGGACGAAACGAGCAGTAACGCAATTACAGCTGCAGAAGGTGCATTGGTTAAGTACTCTCCCAATGCTGTAATCCTGAGATTATCTGGTTTATATGGAGAAGATCGCCACCCTGCTAAATACATGGCCGGACGAAAAAATATTGCTCAAGGTGACTCACCTGTCAATTTAGTGCATCGTGATGACGTGATTCAGGTAACTGAAAAAATAATTGATAAAAAAATAAGCGGTGAGATTTTCAATGTTTGCAGTAGCAGCCACCCTTCCAGGTCTGAAATCTACACTAAAATAGCTGAGCGCCTGGAACTGAAAAAACCAACTTTTGAAGAAGGCGGTGCTGATGGGAAAATTGTTTCATCTGAAAAATTAAAAAAACAGCTTAAAATTAAATTTCTTCATCCTGAACCGGAGGAATTTCTGGCAGATTAG
- the hemH gene encoding ferrochelatase has protein sequence MEQSKTGILLVNLGSPDSYEPADLKVYLREFLTDKRVIDVPSPIRKAIVETMILPFRPKESAEAYELIWWDEGSPLIVITQRVIDKLKARLGEHVPIAMGMRYGNPSIEAGFDALMEQNPDLEKVFMIPLYPQYAMATTETVIEKAKEVWLEKYPHLEMETKEAFYDDPLYIKALGESIRPYIEEHDIDHLMFSYHGVPERHIKKRDITGDHCLKCEDCCNVNSPAHTFCYRHQNVKTTQNAAEYLNLDSMDFTYSFAFQSKLGIDPWLSPATDSELVRLAEEGVKKVAVTCPAFISDCIETLEEIGIRGKEDFVEAGGDDLILIPCVNDDDLWIDALEKWCTEKLQLAEKTT, from the coding sequence ATGGAACAATCTAAAACAGGGATTTTATTAGTTAACCTTGGATCACCGGATAGTTATGAACCCGCTGATCTGAAAGTATATTTGAGAGAATTTTTAACCGATAAACGAGTCATTGATGTTCCTTCACCTATACGTAAGGCAATTGTCGAGACCATGATTCTTCCATTTCGTCCAAAAGAATCAGCTGAAGCTTATGAGTTGATTTGGTGGGATGAAGGTTCTCCTCTGATTGTGATCACCCAGCGTGTTATTGATAAATTGAAAGCCCGGTTGGGGGAGCACGTTCCCATTGCCATGGGTATGCGCTATGGCAATCCTTCTATTGAAGCCGGTTTTGACGCACTCATGGAGCAAAACCCTGACCTGGAAAAAGTTTTTATGATTCCACTGTATCCGCAATATGCCATGGCTACTACTGAAACCGTGATCGAGAAAGCCAAAGAAGTGTGGCTGGAAAAATATCCCCACCTGGAAATGGAAACTAAAGAGGCTTTTTATGACGACCCGCTTTATATAAAAGCATTAGGAGAAAGTATTCGTCCATATATTGAGGAGCATGACATTGATCATTTAATGTTTTCTTATCATGGAGTACCCGAGCGTCATATAAAGAAAAGAGATATTACCGGCGACCATTGTCTGAAGTGTGAGGATTGCTGCAACGTAAATTCACCGGCTCATACTTTTTGTTACCGGCACCAAAACGTGAAAACCACTCAAAATGCTGCAGAATATTTAAATCTTGATAGTATGGATTTTACGTACAGCTTTGCTTTTCAGTCTAAATTAGGGATTGATCCTTGGTTAAGCCCGGCTACTGATTCGGAATTAGTGCGATTGGCTGAAGAAGGTGTAAAAAAGGTAGCAGTAACCTGCCCGGCTTTTATCTCTGATTGTATTGAGACCTTGGAAGAAATCGGTATTCGCGGAAAAGAAGACTTTGTTGAGGCCGGGGGGGATGACCTCATCCTCATTCCATGTGTTAATGATGATGATCTTTGGATCGATGCTTTGGAAAAGTGGTGTACTGAGAAACTGCAATTGGCAGAAAAAACAACTTGA
- a CDS encoding histidine kinase dimerization/phosphoacceptor domain -containing protein, whose translation MYKDLRKGRLDVDRKLFSVVVFGFICALLLILTVNFSINTSSGIRAYVAGEAYWAKAQKEAAIHLSNYLLTENERDYQNFKSVLKINEGDRIAREELLKEEYDYQTVYEGFITGKNHPDDIPDMINLFRRFKNVSHVKEAVDIWAAADKKIEELITFADSIRSEIQRGDVGLMQKEEWLLALRDLDHELTDLEYQFSLSMGNMARLVNDIFRWTTIILGLLLISIGIWITLRFYKSTNIWMSALKKSEEKFKNVLDNSKDVLYKMDLKSRKYVFVSPALESMLGYDTQNLMEGGVEFILSIMHPDDKKRMNKVVEKYNHLDDGDFLPVVQFRLQDSEGNWKWVSNVRTLVKDENGKPDAIVGAVRDISTQKAQEKKITESLHEKEILLKEIHHRVKNNLAIVSSLLELQKDGVSEEVQKMLSSSQARIKSIAKVHEKLYESTTLSDIPLDTYITEITEEIEKAYKSKEKQIDIKIDITPITVNINEAIPIGLILNELINNAFKHAFSGLQNGILKILLQKADRGMELIVESNGNQMDADFDASKSGSLGMTLIKLLVKRINGKLEIEQDEWTRFKIWFELEKTSPSNIT comes from the coding sequence ATGTATAAAGATCTCAGAAAAGGTCGTTTAGATGTAGACCGAAAACTTTTTAGTGTTGTTGTATTTGGCTTTATTTGCGCCCTTTTACTCATCCTAACAGTTAACTTTTCTATCAATACATCTTCAGGTATCAGGGCATATGTAGCGGGTGAAGCATATTGGGCAAAAGCACAAAAAGAAGCGGCAATTCATCTTAGTAATTATCTGCTTACCGAAAATGAGAGAGACTATCAAAACTTCAAAAGTGTTTTAAAGATAAATGAAGGGGACCGGATTGCGAGAGAGGAACTGCTCAAAGAAGAATATGATTACCAAACGGTCTATGAGGGTTTTATAACAGGGAAAAATCATCCGGACGATATTCCTGATATGATAAACCTTTTTCGCCGATTCAAAAATGTTTCACATGTTAAAGAAGCTGTAGATATTTGGGCGGCCGCTGATAAAAAAATTGAAGAATTAATCACATTTGCCGATTCAATTCGATCAGAAATCCAACGGGGAGATGTTGGCCTTATGCAAAAGGAGGAATGGCTCTTAGCTTTAAGAGACCTTGATCACGAACTTACCGACCTGGAATATCAGTTCTCTTTATCTATGGGAAATATGGCTCGGTTAGTAAATGATATTTTCCGGTGGACTACCATCATTTTGGGGTTACTGCTGATTTCAATAGGAATTTGGATTACACTCCGGTTTTATAAAAGCACAAATATATGGATGAGTGCACTCAAAAAAAGTGAAGAAAAATTCAAAAATGTGCTCGATAACTCCAAAGATGTACTTTATAAAATGGATCTGAAAAGCAGAAAATATGTTTTTGTGAGTCCCGCTTTAGAAAGCATGCTTGGATATGATACTCAAAATTTAATGGAAGGCGGGGTTGAATTTATTCTTTCCATTATGCATCCAGATGACAAGAAGCGCATGAATAAAGTCGTTGAAAAATATAACCATCTCGATGACGGTGATTTTCTTCCTGTCGTGCAATTCCGGCTTCAGGACAGCGAGGGAAACTGGAAATGGGTAAGCAATGTCCGAACCTTGGTTAAGGATGAAAATGGCAAGCCTGATGCTATTGTGGGGGCTGTTCGGGATATATCGACTCAAAAAGCACAGGAAAAGAAAATCACCGAATCACTCCATGAAAAAGAAATTCTTTTAAAAGAAATTCACCACCGGGTTAAAAATAATCTGGCTATAGTTTCAAGTTTATTAGAGCTCCAAAAAGACGGAGTAAGTGAAGAAGTCCAGAAAATGCTTAGTTCCAGCCAGGCGCGAATCAAATCCATTGCCAAAGTTCATGAAAAGCTTTATGAATCAACCACTCTCTCCGATATCCCCCTTGACACCTACATCACTGAAATAACCGAAGAAATTGAAAAAGCGTACAAATCCAAGGAAAAACAAATAGATATAAAAATTGATATCACGCCAATTACCGTAAATATCAATGAAGCGATACCTATCGGGTTAATCCTAAACGAGCTTATTAATAATGCTTTTAAGCATGCTTTTAGTGGGCTCCAAAACGGCATTTTAAAAATTCTTCTTCAAAAAGCTGACCGGGGCATGGAGCTTATCGTAGAGAGTAATGGTAATCAAATGGATGCTGATTTTGATGCGTCGAAAAGCGGTTCACTTGGAATGACGTTGATAAAATTATTAGTTAAACGTATAAATGGGAAGCTGGAAATTGAACAAGATGAATGGACCAGGTTCAAAATTTGGTTTGAATTAGAGAAGACTAGTCCAAGCAATATTACTTAA
- a CDS encoding PH domain-containing protein produces MNQEPGTRIHENAIKAWTINALLFGLLWFSPAAFYMGIAVGKNLSMAQTWYNGIDWVLFTSFFLIALIFYLLTGILLPKLRWQRWKYDVSEKEIDMLRGIIIKKRTLVPINRVQHVDTRQGPVYRKFGLSSVTISTAATTHEIPALDDDTADELRNTISTLVRKVKGDV; encoded by the coding sequence ATGAATCAAGAACCCGGCACCCGAATCCACGAAAATGCTATAAAAGCATGGACAATTAATGCTTTATTATTTGGACTTTTATGGTTCAGTCCCGCTGCATTTTACATGGGTATTGCTGTTGGGAAAAATTTAAGTATGGCACAAACCTGGTACAATGGAATAGATTGGGTGTTATTCACATCTTTTTTTCTAATAGCGTTAATTTTTTACTTATTAACGGGAATTCTGTTACCAAAACTTCGCTGGCAGCGTTGGAAATATGACGTCTCAGAGAAGGAAATAGATATGCTGCGCGGAATTATCATCAAAAAAAGAACTTTGGTGCCTATAAACCGGGTTCAGCATGTTGATACACGTCAGGGACCTGTTTATCGTAAGTTTGGGCTGTCATCCGTTACCATATCAACCGCGGCTACCACGCATGAAATTCCGGCCCTTGATGATGATACGGCTGATGAATTACGAAACACCATTTCAACCCTGGTAAGAAAGGTAAAAGGCGATGTCTGA
- the ettA gene encoding energy-dependent translational throttle protein EttA: protein MALSDNKIIFSMVGVSKTYKPNKTVLKDIYLSFFYGAKIGVLGLNGAGKSTLLRIIAGEDKNYQGDISFQKGISFGYLSQEPKLDPSKSVKEIVEEGVQETMDLLKEYEDINTAFSDPDANYEKLIEKQSKLQEKIDRIDAWDIDSKLEQAMDALRCPPGDTSVEILSGGEARRVALCRLLLKKPDVLLLDEPTNHLDAESVGWLEQHLARYEGTVIAVTHDRYFLDNVAGWILELDRGEGIPFEGNYSSWLEQKSKRLEQEEKEESKRQKTLKQELDWIRQNPKGRRAKSKARINKYEELLSEENEKRRDDMEIFIPAGPRLGDKVIVAEHVNKGFEDRLLIEDMNFRLPPGGIVGVIGPNGAGKTTLFKMITGQEKPDSGKLETGDTVELGYIDQKRPLDPSKTIWEEISGGQDTIKLGNREVNSRAYVARFNFSGSDQQKKVTELSGGERNRVHLAKMLKEGANVLLLDEPTNDLDVNTLRALEEALLNFAGCAVVISHDRWFLDRIATHILAFEGDSQVYWFEGNFEEYEENKKQRLGITDDQPHRIKYKKLMR from the coding sequence ATTGCATTGAGCGACAATAAGATTATTTTTTCGATGGTTGGGGTTAGTAAAACCTATAAACCCAATAAAACGGTTTTAAAAGATATTTACCTCTCCTTCTTTTACGGAGCAAAAATCGGGGTGCTTGGTTTAAACGGTGCAGGTAAATCTACTCTCTTGAGAATTATAGCCGGCGAAGATAAAAACTATCAAGGTGATATTAGCTTTCAAAAAGGTATCAGCTTCGGCTATTTATCTCAAGAACCAAAGTTGGACCCCTCAAAATCGGTTAAAGAAATTGTAGAAGAAGGGGTTCAGGAAACAATGGATTTGCTGAAGGAGTATGAAGATATCAACACAGCATTTAGTGATCCTGATGCCAACTATGAAAAACTCATTGAAAAGCAGTCGAAATTGCAGGAGAAAATTGACCGAATTGATGCCTGGGATATTGACAGTAAACTGGAACAAGCGATGGATGCTCTGCGCTGCCCTCCCGGTGATACATCAGTAGAGATCCTGTCAGGTGGTGAGGCGCGACGTGTAGCCCTATGTCGTCTGCTCCTCAAAAAGCCAGACGTGCTTCTGCTCGATGAGCCAACGAACCACTTAGATGCCGAATCTGTGGGTTGGCTGGAGCAACATTTAGCCCGGTATGAAGGAACTGTTATTGCAGTAACTCACGATCGTTACTTTCTTGATAATGTTGCCGGATGGATTTTAGAATTAGATCGCGGAGAAGGAATCCCGTTTGAAGGAAATTACAGTTCTTGGCTGGAGCAAAAATCAAAACGACTTGAGCAGGAAGAAAAAGAAGAATCCAAGCGGCAAAAAACGTTAAAACAAGAATTAGATTGGATTCGCCAAAACCCAAAAGGCCGGCGTGCTAAGAGTAAAGCCCGCATTAATAAATATGAAGAACTACTTTCCGAGGAAAATGAAAAGCGCCGGGATGATATGGAAATTTTTATCCCAGCCGGTCCCCGGCTTGGAGATAAAGTTATAGTGGCAGAACATGTTAACAAAGGATTTGAAGACCGCTTGTTGATTGAGGACATGAATTTCCGACTCCCTCCCGGGGGTATCGTAGGGGTAATTGGGCCAAACGGCGCCGGTAAAACCACTCTCTTTAAAATGATAACCGGACAGGAAAAACCGGATAGCGGTAAATTAGAGACCGGAGATACTGTTGAATTAGGTTATATTGATCAAAAACGACCATTGGATCCTTCCAAGACCATTTGGGAAGAAATCTCAGGCGGACAGGATACCATCAAACTTGGAAACCGGGAAGTAAACTCGCGAGCTTATGTGGCTCGTTTCAACTTTAGTGGCAGTGACCAACAAAAGAAAGTAACAGAGCTCTCAGGAGGAGAACGAAATCGAGTTCACCTTGCCAAGATGTTGAAAGAGGGTGCTAATGTATTGCTTTTGGATGAGCCAACTAATGATTTGGATGTAAATACCCTTCGTGCATTAGAAGAGGCTTTATTAAACTTCGCCGGTTGCGCAGTGGTTATCTCTCACGACAGATGGTTTCTTGATCGTATTGCAACCCATATTCTGGCCTTCGAAGGTGATAGTCAGGTTTATTGGTTTGAAGGAAACTTTGAAGAATATGAAGAAAATAAAAAACAGCGGTTAGGCATTACTGATGACCAACCACACCGCATTAAATACAAAAAGTTGATGCGCTAA
- a CDS encoding PH domain-containing protein: MSEFKRQHPVAAITRVLDLIRQNFITIIILLFIGTSNTEGYFLYFLMGGLGVALLGGAFGWWVFKYRVYEDELQIRKGIVVRNKLYLSKDRIQVIDITEGLLQRMFGLVKVEVKTAGGGTETATISAISREEAEALRTELRKRKNSFPGEDALTENTEEPEEEVLGTWKLSTKDLVFAAFTSGNFGLIASILGAISGQLDQVINEETIEYIYEAAPGYSNVTVIATLVIVIIIVSWTLSFLGVIFNYSDFRLQKTSKELIITTGLLERKHITVPYDRIQAVRFVEGIIRQPFGYGMVYVESAGFDQTQKGRSIVMAPFMASESLSAFLTEFLPEYGEPAFEISPPKNVLFRYIRRPNYLLLVAIPLLWLLLDYGWLIGLLVPLLGYLGWLRYKDAALAVDESILRMRYRVLSRTVAIVKRNRIQNVDLTKNPFQIRKNIQNLRVTVASGAGGMGFELADINDRDCLNIYNWVVGTNDYDSLKEIDAGQGIEE; this comes from the coding sequence ATGTCTGAATTTAAAAGACAGCATCCCGTAGCTGCTATAACGAGGGTTTTGGACTTAATTCGGCAGAATTTTATAACCATTATAATTCTGCTTTTTATCGGGACCTCCAATACAGAAGGATATTTTTTATACTTTTTGATGGGTGGTTTAGGAGTCGCGTTACTTGGAGGTGCATTTGGTTGGTGGGTATTTAAGTATCGTGTATATGAAGATGAACTACAGATTCGGAAAGGAATTGTTGTAAGGAATAAGTTATACCTTTCTAAAGATCGTATACAGGTTATTGATATAACGGAGGGCTTGCTGCAACGAATGTTCGGTCTGGTAAAAGTAGAGGTTAAAACGGCAGGAGGGGGCACTGAAACAGCAACAATAAGTGCAATATCGAGGGAGGAAGCAGAAGCTCTGAGGACGGAATTACGCAAGAGAAAAAACAGCTTTCCGGGAGAAGATGCATTAACCGAAAATACTGAAGAACCTGAAGAAGAAGTTTTAGGCACGTGGAAATTATCTACGAAAGATTTGGTTTTTGCCGCTTTCACGTCCGGTAATTTTGGATTAATCGCATCCATATTGGGAGCTATTTCAGGACAACTTGACCAAGTTATTAATGAAGAAACCATAGAATATATTTATGAAGCTGCTCCCGGTTATAGTAATGTTACTGTAATAGCCACTTTGGTCATCGTTATTATTATAGTTTCATGGACATTGTCATTTTTAGGAGTGATTTTTAATTATTCTGATTTTCGGCTTCAGAAAACTTCCAAGGAACTTATCATTACTACCGGATTACTGGAGCGAAAGCATATTACCGTTCCTTACGACCGCATCCAGGCGGTTCGGTTTGTGGAGGGAATTATTCGTCAGCCGTTTGGCTATGGAATGGTTTACGTAGAAAGTGCGGGCTTTGATCAGACCCAGAAAGGCCGTTCTATTGTTATGGCACCCTTTATGGCTTCTGAAAGCTTGAGTGCGTTTCTGACTGAATTTTTGCCCGAATATGGAGAACCAGCATTTGAAATAAGCCCCCCTAAAAATGTACTATTCCGATATATACGTCGCCCGAATTATTTACTATTAGTTGCTATTCCATTGTTATGGCTTTTGTTGGATTACGGTTGGTTGATTGGGTTGTTAGTACCGCTTTTAGGATATCTTGGCTGGCTGCGTTATAAAGATGCCGCGTTGGCTGTTGATGAGAGTATTTTACGGATGCGATACCGGGTCTTATCCCGAACGGTAGCTATTGTAAAGAGAAATCGAATTCAAAATGTTGACCTTACAAAAAACCCTTTTCAGATAAGAAAAAACATTCAAAACCTGAGAGTAACGGTAGCATCAGGTGCAGGAGGAATGGGATTCGAACTGGCTGATATCAATGATCGTGACTGTCTTAATATATATAATTGGGTGGTTGGTACAAATGATTATGACAGTCTAAAGGAAATAGATGCCGGGCAGGGTATTGAGGAATGA
- the hemG gene encoding protoporphyrinogen oxidase: MSNLNKKEIIILGGGISGLATAWYLHKAGISFKLIEKEEETGGVISSQKAKETVFDFGPNSLRDHDGFIRELAEEAGLKDDIIQISEAFKTRFIVRNRELQRLTPSVKTLATTEVLSVKAKVRMLAEPFIPKGETEDESVGAFLERRIGKEAVEYLVDPVFSGIYAGDIFKMSKYEILPKLAETENKFGSLVMGMFRSKREKSEIKPMILTFKKGIQQLTNAVTEKLSAHILNEEVINLKKIRSGFEVKTDAGTHQASTVITCLPAYTLCSIMSEFNPELSQTLGKIDYAPMLSTQVIFNKKDIEFPESGFGFLVPRKENIRLLGAIWKSSIFPELTSEGKLHYTLMAGGAHDRSILSSPVEKIEEAIVQEFSELMGISANPTVIKSKLWTKAIPQFQVGYGRIRNEITKSEQENQGLYVGGNYRWGVSVPDCVKGAKELVNDVLL; this comes from the coding sequence TTGAGTAATTTAAATAAAAAAGAAATAATTATTCTTGGCGGAGGTATCTCCGGCCTGGCTACAGCATGGTATTTGCACAAAGCAGGCATTTCTTTTAAGCTTATTGAAAAAGAGGAAGAAACCGGTGGAGTGATTTCATCACAGAAAGCCAAAGAAACCGTGTTTGATTTCGGCCCTAATTCCCTTCGTGACCATGACGGTTTTATCCGTGAACTGGCGGAAGAAGCAGGGTTGAAAGATGACATTATCCAAATATCAGAAGCCTTCAAAACCCGGTTTATTGTAAGAAACCGGGAACTTCAGAGGTTAACGCCTTCAGTAAAAACACTGGCCACAACTGAAGTGCTTTCGGTAAAAGCAAAGGTGCGTATGCTTGCAGAACCTTTTATTCCCAAAGGTGAGACTGAAGACGAAAGCGTAGGGGCTTTTTTAGAGCGAAGGATTGGTAAGGAAGCCGTTGAATATTTGGTAGATCCGGTATTTTCGGGAATTTATGCCGGTGATATTTTTAAGATGAGTAAGTATGAGATTCTTCCAAAATTGGCTGAAACTGAGAACAAATTTGGATCTTTAGTGATGGGAATGTTTCGATCCAAAAGGGAAAAATCCGAAATCAAGCCCATGATTTTGACTTTCAAAAAAGGTATTCAGCAACTAACAAATGCTGTCACGGAAAAACTATCGGCCCATATTTTGAATGAGGAAGTAATCAACCTTAAAAAAATACGCAGCGGATTTGAGGTGAAGACGGATGCAGGTACTCATCAGGCAAGTACAGTGATTACTTGCTTGCCTGCTTATACCCTGTGTTCGATTATGTCAGAGTTTAACCCTGAATTATCTCAAACCCTGGGAAAAATTGATTATGCCCCGATGCTTTCAACCCAAGTTATCTTCAATAAGAAGGATATTGAATTTCCTGAATCCGGATTTGGCTTCCTTGTCCCGCGTAAAGAAAATATCCGGCTGCTGGGAGCTATATGGAAATCCAGTATATTTCCGGAATTGACTTCGGAAGGAAAGCTACATTATACGCTAATGGCCGGCGGAGCCCATGATCGGTCGATATTATCATCTCCGGTGGAGAAAATTGAAGAAGCGATCGTACAGGAGTTTTCAGAGCTGATGGGGATTTCAGCAAATCCGACAGTCATTAAATCCAAACTATGGACCAAAGCAATACCTCAGTTCCAGGTAGGATATGGGAGAATCAGGAACGAAATCACAAAATCCGAACAAGAAAATCAGGGACTTTATGTTGGAGGTAATTATCGTTGGGGTGTTTCCGTGCCTGATTGTGTGAAAGGAGCAAAGGAATTGGTGAATGACGTTCTTTTATAA
- a CDS encoding histone H1 — MSRMDDINNVVEELQVEMQKFYEKGNKAAGTRARKHLMTLKNLSHEIRQEIQARKNAM; from the coding sequence ATGAGTAGAATGGACGATATCAACAATGTAGTAGAAGAATTACAAGTTGAAATGCAGAAATTTTATGAGAAAGGAAACAAAGCCGCTGGTACAAGGGCTCGTAAGCATTTGATGACCCTTAAAAATCTTTCTCACGAAATCCGGCAGGAAATTCAAGCGAGAAAAAACGCAATGTAA